The Populus alba chromosome 4, ASM523922v2, whole genome shotgun sequence genome contains a region encoding:
- the LOC118050756 gene encoding cell division control protein 2 homolog A has translation MDQYEKVEKIGEGTYGVVYKARDRVTNETIALKKIRLEQEDEGVPSTAIREISLLKEMQHGNIVRLQDVVHSEKRLYLVFEYLDLDLKKHMDSSPEFANDPRLVKTFLYQILRGIAYCHSHRVLHRDLKPQNLLIDRRTNALKLADFGLARAFGIPVRTFTHEVVTLWYRAPEILLGSRHYSTPVDVWSVGCIFAEMVNQKPLFPGDSEIDELFKIFRILGTPNEDTWPGVTSLPDFKSAFPKWPSKDLATVVPTLEKAGVDLLSKMLFLDPTKRITARSALEHEYFKDIGFVP, from the exons ATGGATCAG taTGAGAAAGTGGAAAAAATTGGTGAAGGAACCTACGGAGTGGTCTACAAAGCTCGTGATCGTGTCACCAATGAGACCATTGCTTTGAAGAAGATCCGTTTGGAGCAGGAAGACGAGGGCGTACCCAGCACTGCTATACGAGAAATTTCTCTCTTGAAAGAGATGCAGCATGGTAACATTGTCAG ACTGCAGGATGTGGTGCACAGTGAGAAGCGCCTTTACTTGGTTTTTGAGTATCTAGACTTGGATTTGAAGAAGCACATGGATTCTTCTCCTGAATTTGCTAATGATCCACGCCTAGTTAAA ACGTTTCTTTATCAAATTCTCCGTGGCATTGCTTACTGCCATTCTCATAGAGTTCTGCATCGAGATTTGAAACCTCAGAATTTGCTTATTGATCGCCGTACCAATGCGCTGAAGCTCGCAGATTTTGGACTGGCTAGAGCATTTGGTATACCTGTTAGGACATTTACACATGAG GTTGTTACCCTGTGGTATAGAGCCCCTGAAATTCTGCTTGGATCTCGCCATTACTCAACTCCAGTTGATGTGTGGTCAGTGGGATGTATATTTGCTGAGATGGTGAACCAGAAGCCATTGTTCCCAGGGGATTCGGAGATTGATGAACTATTCAAAATTTTCAG AATCTTGGGTACTCCAAATGAGGACACGTGGCCTGGAGTTACTTCTTTGCCCGACTTCAAGAGTGCATTCCCTAAGTGGCCTTCTAAG GATTTGGCAACTGTAGTTCCAACTCTTGAAAAAGCTGGTGTGGATCTTCTCTCT AAAATGCTTTTCTTGGATCCCACTAAAAGAATTACCGCCAGGAGTGCTTTGGAGCATGAATACTTCAAGGATATTGGTTTTGTACCATAA